Genomic segment of Tursiops truncatus isolate mTurTru1 chromosome 5, mTurTru1.mat.Y, whole genome shotgun sequence:
ATGATCTCAACACGTGGGCAAGATTGACTTGCAGGAATCACTTCAAGTTTTTCTAAGGACCTTGGATTAACAGGTCGATCACTGATCTTGATACATGTACAGCGTGTAGTCCTAGAGAGAGGTATTTCTGCAGGAAAAGAAACAGGTACAGCAGACAACGTTAGCGCAGTTTTCATTTTAGGCATTTAATGTGGATTGGGTAGTACTTAGCTGAACCTGTACCTCTGTGTAATCACATACTCAATCTGTGATCATACAGCTCTGTATGATTAATTAGTTGATTCTCTGAAAGAATGGAATTGCAACTTGTTGATTGTAAGATCATACCCTTGAGCCCAGGTCATATAGTTACTTAAGTTAACTAAGGAGATACCTGTCtcatcttctttctcctccttccctcacattttctctgtctgtccctcttcctcttcactcccaccttcctccttctctctttcttttattccacTTGCTTCTCTGACTGTAAACTCTGACCAGAAGGAATCTCTGCTCATTTACCCTTCATTTAAAAGGCAGGCTGTAAAACTTTTGCAAATACATTATTTCTGCACTTAAAGAGTTTATACGCAGTCCTATTTCTGATCTTACAAATTCAATATCCCTTGAAGTTCCTTACCTTGAGTTCCTCTCAGAGTCAGAAGGATAAGGCAGAAAATAAGAACAGCACTTTGGTTCATGGTGCTGCAACTGAAGGTTCTTCTGTAGTAGGCTCAGACTGCCTGAACAGTTGAGGAGTGTCTCTGAAAACATCGGGCTAGGTTGCAGTATTTATTTGCAAAGGCACTTTCCCTCTCCAACTCTGATTGGATAACATTACAGTTGACTTAGGAAAACCTGTGTCTGTTCCTTGGGGAAGTCCCGTGTTGCAGA
This window contains:
- the CXCL10 gene encoding C-X-C motif chemokine 10, giving the protein MNQSAVLIFCLILLTLRGTQEIPLSRTTRCTCIKISDRPVNPRSLEKLEVIPASQSCPRVEIIATMKKNGEKRCLNPESKTIKNLLKAISKERSKRSQTQKEA